DNA from Verrucomicrobiia bacterium:
GAGGCCCCCCCGAGTCTCGGATCACATCGCCCTTGTCTGGATTGTGAAGCAGTTCGAGTTGCAACGCCCGCAACGCTTCCTCGTTGGCGATCCGATGCAGGTCGCGCGTGAACTCCGGCACCTCCACAAACTCCAGCGCCTTCATACGAGCGGATTCTATACTACCATGTAACACACCGCAAGCCGGGAACGACAGGCGATCAAATCGTCCGCGAATGCCGCCGTTCGCCGACGGGCGCGAGCGTGTTGTCGAAGCACATCGCGATGTTGCGGATGAACAGGCGGCCCGTCTCGGTGACGTCCAGGCCCGCGGCCGTGCGTTGCACCAGTCCATCCGCCTCGAAGGGCGCGAGCGCAGCCAGTTCCGGCGCGAAGTGCTCCGCGAAGTTGATGCCGAGCTTCCGGCCCATCGCGGCGAAGTCGAGCGAGAGATCGCACATCACCCGCATGATGGTTTCGCGGCGGATGTGGTCTTCCGGCGTCACGAAATACGCCTTGTGCAACGGCGCGCGGCCGCCATCCACCGCCGCCTGCCAGACCGGGAGTTCCTTCTCGTTCTGCCAGTAGGCGTCGGGAATCTGCGAGATGCTGGACATGCCGAAGGCGTAAATGTCCGTCCCCGCGCGCGTGCTGTAACCCTGGAAATTCCGCTGCAACTGCTTGTTCCGCTGCGCCACGGCGAGTTCGTCGTCCGGCTTCGCAAAATGGTCCATGCCGATGTAAACGTAGCGGTCATCCTCGGTCAGGCGCTCGATGACGGTCTTGAGAATCTGCAGCTTCACGTCCGCAGTCGGCAGGACTTTTGCCTGCAAAATTTTCTGCGCCGGCTTGATCCACGGCACGTGCGCGTAGCTGAACACGGCCAAACGGTCGGGCTGCATCTGGAGCACCGTGTCGAGCGTGTGGTTGAACGACGCCACGGTCTGATGCGGCAGGCCGTAAATCAGGTCAAGATTCACCGAGCGGAAGCCCAGTTCGCGCAGCCAGTCGAGCGCCTGCTGCGTCATGGCGACGGGCTGGATGCGGTGCACGGCCTCCTGCACCTGCGGGT
Protein-coding regions in this window:
- the hemN gene encoding oxygen-independent coproporphyrinogen III oxidase, which codes for MSTLKVDLALVEKYNQPGPRYTSYPPATKFTEAVTWEALRDRISANNETERGLSLYFHIPFCETLCWFCGCTTVITLDHSRGMGYVEALGREVALMAPLLNRQRKAVQLHFGGGSPTFLKPDEIRRLGEIIHQHFDFAADIEASVEVDPRRLTRDHVVALAEIGFNRASMGVQDFNPQVQEAVHRIQPVAMTQQALDWLRELGFRSVNLDLIYGLPHQTVASFNHTLDTVLQMQPDRLAVFSYAHVPWIKPAQKILQAKVLPTADVKLQILKTVIERLTEDDRYVYIGMDHFAKPDDELAVAQRNKQLQRNFQGYSTRAGTDIYAFGMSSISQIPDAYWQNEKELPVWQAAVDGGRAPLHKAYFVTPEDHIRRETIMRVMCDLSLDFAAMGRKLGINFAEHFAPELAALAPFEADGLVQRTAAGLDVTETGRLFIRNIAMCFDNTLAPVGERRHSRTI